CAAGGTTGCGGTCGCCGAACGCACCATCGATGCGCGAGACGGGCGGGAAGTACTTGTCGACGCGCAGGCGCTCGCTCGGGAACGCGGCCTGCTCGCGGGTGTACGCGCGGTCCCAGCTGTCGGAGACAACGACCGCGGCGGGGTGCGGAGCGCCGCGCAGCGGCGACGCCTCGATCGCGTAGGTGCCCGCGATGACCTCGTCGATCTCCGCGCGAATCTGGATCATCGCCTCGATGAACCGCTCGATCTCCCCGAGATCCTCCGACTCGGTCGGCTCGACCATGAGCGTCCCCGGAACCGGGAATGCGAGGGTCGGCGCGTGGAAGCCGAAGTCGATGAGGCGCTTCGCCACGTCCTCGGCGGTGACGCCCGACTTCGCGGTGAGCTCCCGCAGGTCGAGGATGCACTCGTGCGCGACGAGCCCGGTCTCGCCCGTGAACAGCACCGGGAAGTGCTCGCGCAGGCGCGCGGCGATGTAGTTCGCCGAGAGCAGCGCGGTTTCGGTCGCGCGGGTGAGCCCCTCGCCGCCCATCATCGCGACGTACGCGAACGAGATCGGCAGGACGCCAGCGGAGCCGAAGAGGGTCGCCGCGACGGGAATCCCGTCGGTCGTCTGGATCCCGGCTGAGCCGAGGCCCGCCGCCGGGTTGCCCGGTAGGAAGGGCTTGAGGTGCTCGGCAACCGCGACCGGGCCGACGCCGGGGCCGCCGCCGCCGTGCGGGATCGCGAAGGTCTTGTGCAGGTTCAGGTGCGAGACGTCGCCCCCGAACTCGCCCGGCTTGCCGAGGCCGACGAGCGCGTTCATGTTCGCGCCGTCAATGTACACCTGGCCGCCCGCCGCGTGCACGCGGTCACAGACGTCGCGCACATCAGCGTCGTACACACCGTAGGTCGACGGGTACGTGATCATGATCGCCGACAGCGCCGCCTGGTGCTGCTCGATCTTCGCGTCGAGATCGTCGAGGTCGATCGCGCCAGTCGGGGTGTTCTTCACGATGACAACGCGCATGCCCGCGAGCACCGCCGAGGCGGCGTTCGTGCCGTGCGCGGACTCGGGGATGAGGCAGACGTCGCGGCCAGTGTCGCCGTTCGCGAGGTGGTAGCTGCGGATCGCGAGGAGGCCCGCGTACTCACCCTGCGAGCCGGCGTTCGGCTGCAGCGAGATGCCAGCGTAGCCGGTGATCTCGAGGAGCCAGTTCTCGAGGCGGCTGATGAGCTCGCGCCAGCCGGCGCTCTGGTCGGCGGGCACGTACGGGTGGATCCCGGCGAACTCGGGCCACGAGATTGACTCCATCTCGGCGGTCGAGTTGAGCTTCATCGTGCACGAGCCGAGCGGGATCATCGTGCGGTCGAGCGCGAGGTCGCGGTCGGCGAGGCGACGGAGGTAGCGCAGCATCTGTGTCTCCGAGCGGACCTCGTGGAAGATCGGGTGCGTGAGGTACTCGCTCGTGCGGGTGAGCTCTGCCGGGAAGGCGTACTCTCCGGCGGCGACGGCAGCGGGCACCGCGGCACTGAAGACCTCGGCGACGGCCGCGACGGTCTGCGCGGTCGTCGTCTCGTCGAGCGAGATGCCGACGGTGTCTGCGTCGACGAGGCGGAGGTTCAGCCCCGCGTCAGCCGCGACGGCGACGATCTTCGAAGCGACGCCGGGAACGCGCGCCCAGAGCGTGTCAAAGAACGAGTCGCGCACGAGCTCAACGCCGACGCCCGAGAGGGCTGCGGCGAGCGCGCGGGTGTGCGCGTGCGTGCGCTGAGCGATCCGCTTGAGCCCGTCGGGGCCATGGTACACGGCGTACATCGACGCGGTGATCGCGAGGAGCGCCTGCGCGGTGCAGATGTTGCTCGTGGCCTTTTCGCGGCGGATGTGCTGCTCACGCGTCTGGAGCGCCAGGCGGTAAGCCGTGCGGCCCTCCTGATCCTTCGAGACGCCGACGAGGCGACCCGGGAGTGAGCGTTCGAGGCCCTCGCGCACCGCGAAGAACGCCGCGTGCGGCCCCCCGAAGAACAGCGGCACGCCGAAGCGCTGCGTGTTGCCGACCGCGATGTCGGCTCCCTGCTCGCCCGGCGAGGTGATGAGCGTGAGCGCGAGGAGGTCGGCTGCGACGGTGACCATCGCGCCGCGATCCTTCGCCTCCTTGATCACCGCCGCGTGGTCCACGACCGCGCCATCGTTTCCGGGCTGCTGCAGCACGATGCCCGAGATCTCGCCGTCGGGCAGGCCCTGAGTGAGGTCTGCGACCTCGACCTCGAAGCCGAGCGCCTCCGCGCGGCCCGTGATGACGGCGATCGTCTGCGGGAAGAGGTTCGCGTCGACGACGGTCTTCGCGTCTGCCTTCGCCTTGTTCGCGCGGCGCATGAGCAGCACGGCCTCTGCAGCCGACGACGCCTCGTCGAGCATCGACGCGTTCGCGACGGGCAAGCCCGTGAGGTCAGCGACCATGGTCTGGAAGTTCAGCAGCGCCTCGAGGCGGCCCTGCGAGATCTCGGGCTGGTACGGCGTGTACGCCGTGTACCACGAGGGGCTCTCGAGCACGTTGCGGCGAATCACCGGCGGCGTGTGCGTGCCGTAGAAGCCCTGCCCGATGAGCTGCGTCTTCACGACGTTCTGCGATGCGAGGCCGCGGAGTTCTGCGAGGACGCCCTCCTCGCTCAGCGCGTCGGGCAGATCAAGCGGGCGCGCGCTGCGGATCGCGGCGGGAACGGCGGCGTCGACGAGGGCCGCGCGGCTCTCAAACCCGAGGGCGTCGAGCATGACCCGCTGGTCGGCGTCAGAGGTGACGCCTATGTGGCGGTTCTCGAAGGGTACGGACAGTGCTGGTGATGTCACAGAGGATCTCCAATATCGGGGTCGCGCGCGACCAACGTAAAGATCCTCCCCGCTCTGTACTGTGACCTGAGAGATTCGAGCGAGTGAAACCACCACTGCACCCTTGCACCTTCGGTGAGCGGGAAACCCGCTGCTTTTCAGAGTTGCCTAGGCGTTGCGGTACAGGGGCCTGAGAGTTTCCCAGGGAGGGTTTGCTCCTACGGCGCCGGGGCTCACCCGGTCTCTCCCGCAATGCTTCAACGGCGTATTCAGTTGTTACGGCAGAGTCTACCCTGCCCTGTGGGCTCGGGCTACGCCGCGAAGAGCCGGTGCGCCTCGGCGCGTGCCCAGCGCTCGGCCTCGGCGAGCGTGTCGAGCGTGAGCTCGCTCGGCGCGTCGTGCCTGTCGACGACCTCGCGCACCGCGTCAACGATGCCAGTGAACGTGATCTTCCCGTCGTGGAACGCGTCGACGGCCTCCTCGTTCGCCGCGTTGAACACGGCGGGGAACGTGCCCTTCGCCGCACCGACCTGCTTCGCGAGGTTCAGCGCGGGGAACGCCTCGTTGTCGACGGGCTCAAACTCCCAGGTCGCCGGCTTCGTCCAGTCGATGGGAACCCCGATGTTCGACAGCCGCTCGGGCCACGCGAGACCGAGCGCGATCGGCAGCCGCATGTCGGGGGGCGACGCCTGCGCGATCGTCGAGCCGTCAATGAACTCGACCATTGAGTGCACGATCGACTGCGGGTGCACGACGATGTCGATCTGCTCGTAGGGGATGTCGAACAGCAGGTGGGCCTCGATGACCTCAAGCCCCTTGTTCACGAGCGTCGCCGAGTTCGTGGTGATGACCCGGCCCATATCCCACGTCGGGTGCGCGAGCGCCTGCTGCGGCGTGACGCCGTGCAGCTCGTCGCGGGTGCGCCCGCGGAACGGGCCGCCCGACGCGGTGAGCACGAGCCTCCGCACCTCCTCGTGCGCACCTGAGCGGAGGGCCTGCGCGAGCGCCGAGTGCTCGGAGTCAACGGGCACGATCTGCCCGGGCTTCGCGAGCCGCTTCACAAGGTCGCCGCCGACGATGAGCGACTCCTTGTTCGCGAGGGCGAGCGTGCGCCCAGCCTCGAGCGCCGCGATCGTCGGCGCGAGGCCAACGGAGCCGGTGATGCCGTTGAGCACGACGTCTGCGTCGACATCGCGCGCGAGCTGCACAGCCGCGTCAACCCCGAGCCCCGTGTATTCGACGCCGAACTCGGCTGCCTGCTCAGCGAGCCGTTCGGCGTTACGCCCGGTTCCGAGCGCAACGACCTCGAACCTGTCGGGGTGGCGCCTGATCACGTCGAGCGCCTGCTCGCCGATCGAACCGGTGGACCCCAAAATCACAACGCGCCTCATGCAGACTATTCTGCCTGAGGCGCGCTGTGCGGTGCGACCCGAGCCCCGCTGTCCGGGGCCGGGCTAGACTATTCGACCTTCGAGACGAGCTGCAGCACGAAGGTCAACGTGTCGTTCTGGAGTTCGTGGCCCGCGCTGCCGCCGTAGCCGAGCTCGGGCGGGATGGTGACCAGCACCGTCGAGCCGATCTTCTGACCGACCATCGCCTGAGTGAAGCCCTGGATTAGCGCGCCCTCGGCCGTCGAGAACTCGATACCGGTCTCGCTCCAGTTGCCGTCGAACCGCTCCCCGCCGTTCCACTTCACGCCGACGTAGTTCGTCATGATCTTCTCGTCGCCCGCAACTACCGGGCCGTCGCCTTCCTCGAGCACCTTGACTTCGAGCTCGGCGGGCGGCTCCATGCACTTCGGGATCGTGATCGTGGGCTCGGACTTGCCGTCGCCCAGGTCAACCTCAGGGAACTTCTCGTCGCGCGGCTCGAGCTTCTCGCACGGCTCGGCAACTTCGTCTGCCTCGGTGAAGTCGAACACGAACACGAACGCGTCGGTCTTCTTCAGATCGGTGAACCCGCGCTCCGCCGGGTCGACGTCGCCGAGAGCCTTACCGACGGAGGTCACGATAGCGGTACGCTGCCCGACTGCGCCACAGCGCACGGCGTCGTAGGCCCACTCGGCGTCGACGAACTGCGCTGGGTCGTTCGGGAACTTCATATCGGGTGCGATGTTCACAACCTCGCCGGTCTTGCCACTGAAGATCGTGTAGTTCGCGGTCGCGACCTGGCCCTCAGCGAAGACCTCCCCCTTGCCTTCCTTCAGCACGGTGCGCTCGGTCTTATCGCCGATCTCAATCGGGGTCTTCGAGGTCAGTTTGATCTCGCCACCGACGTCACCCGTCACCTTGATCGACTTGCTCGCGGCACCGGCGGGTGCGCAGCTCTCGCCTGTCGCATCTTTGGTGATAGTGGTCGTGCTGCCGGTCGTGCAACCGGTGAGCAGCAGCGCGCCGACAATGGCCGTCGGCAGAAGAAGGCGGGAGAGTTTCACGGGGATCCTGTTCTCGTCGATGGGATCAGACGGGTCAAATGTACTTCAAGTCTGGGCCATCGTGTGAGTCTGAGGCTGGGAGCGGGCCGCATCCGGGCCCCGCGGCCGGGTCTCGGGGCGCTTCCGCGGGGCATCTTCGGCCCGCCCTTGGCTGGGCAGCTCACTAGATCTGCGTTCGACGTTCCCTATTGCAAAACAGCCCCGAAGCGGCATTGCCTTTGCAGATCACATACCCTGCGCGGGCCTGGGAGTCCGCTACGCCCCCGGTTCCTCCGTCCCCGGGCGGAAGCAGGCGACACGGTGGTCACCATGCGGCGCTGGCCGCGACTCGAGCTCGGGCCGCCCAGTCGAACAGGCTTCAACGGCCCGCCAGCAGCGTGTGCGGAACGGACAGCCCGACGGCGGGTCAATGGGGCTCGGCACCTCCCCAGTCAACTGGATGCGCTGCCGCGTT
This portion of the Leucobacter komagatae genome encodes:
- a CDS encoding FKBP-type peptidyl-prolyl cis-trans isomerase, coding for MKLSRLLLPTAIVGALLLTGCTTGSTTTITKDATGESCAPAGAASKSIKVTGDVGGEIKLTSKTPIEIGDKTERTVLKEGKGEVFAEGQVATANYTIFSGKTGEVVNIAPDMKFPNDPAQFVDAEWAYDAVRCGAVGQRTAIVTSVGKALGDVDPAERGFTDLKKTDAFVFVFDFTEADEVAEPCEKLEPRDEKFPEVDLGDGKSEPTITIPKCMEPPAELEVKVLEEGDGPVVAGDEKIMTNYVGVKWNGGERFDGNWSETGIEFSTAEGALIQGFTQAMVGQKIGSTVLVTIPPELGYGGSAGHELQNDTLTFVLQLVSKVE
- the dxr gene encoding 1-deoxy-D-xylulose-5-phosphate reductoisomerase, which codes for MRRVVILGSTGSIGEQALDVIRRHPDRFEVVALGTGRNAERLAEQAAEFGVEYTGLGVDAAVQLARDVDADVVLNGITGSVGLAPTIAALEAGRTLALANKESLIVGGDLVKRLAKPGQIVPVDSEHSALAQALRSGAHEEVRRLVLTASGGPFRGRTRDELHGVTPQQALAHPTWDMGRVITTNSATLVNKGLEVIEAHLLFDIPYEQIDIVVHPQSIVHSMVEFIDGSTIAQASPPDMRLPIALGLAWPERLSNIGVPIDWTKPATWEFEPVDNEAFPALNLAKQVGAAKGTFPAVFNAANEEAVDAFHDGKITFTGIVDAVREVVDRHDAPSELTLDTLAEAERWARAEAHRLFAA
- the gcvP gene encoding aminomethyl-transferring glycine dehydrogenase, which encodes MTSPALSVPFENRHIGVTSDADQRVMLDALGFESRAALVDAAVPAAIRSARPLDLPDALSEEGVLAELRGLASQNVVKTQLIGQGFYGTHTPPVIRRNVLESPSWYTAYTPYQPEISQGRLEALLNFQTMVADLTGLPVANASMLDEASSAAEAVLLMRRANKAKADAKTVVDANLFPQTIAVITGRAEALGFEVEVADLTQGLPDGEISGIVLQQPGNDGAVVDHAAVIKEAKDRGAMVTVAADLLALTLITSPGEQGADIAVGNTQRFGVPLFFGGPHAAFFAVREGLERSLPGRLVGVSKDQEGRTAYRLALQTREQHIRREKATSNICTAQALLAITASMYAVYHGPDGLKRIAQRTHAHTRALAAALSGVGVELVRDSFFDTLWARVPGVASKIVAVAADAGLNLRLVDADTVGISLDETTTAQTVAAVAEVFSAAVPAAVAAGEYAFPAELTRTSEYLTHPIFHEVRSETQMLRYLRRLADRDLALDRTMIPLGSCTMKLNSTAEMESISWPEFAGIHPYVPADQSAGWRELISRLENWLLEITGYAGISLQPNAGSQGEYAGLLAIRSYHLANGDTGRDVCLIPESAHGTNAASAVLAGMRVVIVKNTPTGAIDLDDLDAKIEQHQAALSAIMITYPSTYGVYDADVRDVCDRVHAAGGQVYIDGANMNALVGLGKPGEFGGDVSHLNLHKTFAIPHGGGGPGVGPVAVAEHLKPFLPGNPAAGLGSAGIQTTDGIPVAATLFGSAGVLPISFAYVAMMGGEGLTRATETALLSANYIAARLREHFPVLFTGETGLVAHECILDLRELTAKSGVTAEDVAKRLIDFGFHAPTLAFPVPGTLMVEPTESEDLGEIERFIEAMIQIRAEIDEVIAGTYAIEASPLRGAPHPAAVVVSDSWDRAYTREQAAFPSERLRVDKYFPPVSRIDGAFGDRNLVCSCPPIEAYED